One genomic region from Triplophysa dalaica isolate WHDGS20190420 chromosome 23, ASM1584641v1, whole genome shotgun sequence encodes:
- the LOC130413676 gene encoding uncharacterized protein LOC130413676 isoform X1, which yields MSHSKEITFLPTEEVTHGDFQEDSDAERTTLSQQADADEQVEDTSQATQSQVGVDDTQMIPGIRKSGRIQKLTEKGKALLDDKLKDLTVSFVKMYRRWKYHINGLKRSIKNNDADDLIEEIVNAINTAQVDMDITYLKIRAISTPEPDIRRMNDTCQAFTRIANTNVQHFRSDDDTQIITWPDAKSVFESTVSSVSSVQTAKSKVPSQVSRHSSILSLNAKQAAAEVVATQEMMKITNAQHQQKEEIQRLEVEDQILKAEREAIEKEIEAESAKKRAQFIAESADRKMKLEGKKREVQRLEELKGHVAAQARLQVYSESVDPPLALNPLMDQFFPSQAPVSQALLAQQAKPSQVQHPHEVTATKSPLLYPSMYTSCSVPQPTTQAFLTSHEATNDLVRTLAEAITANRVPIPEPEVFKGDPLKYNDWKLSFFTLIERKNLLAQEKLFFLRKYVGGPAKKAIEGHFLVGTETAYRAAWDILEDRFGNPFIVAKSYRDKIHTWHKIAPKDSENLREFVDFLSSVESAMPYVQGLQTLNDCVENQRITVKLPDWLSSRWNREATIYQDGHKMFPDFRYFVRFLNMEARIACNPITSLYAVKSTDQERSKPTEREQSKYQRNQNFSAKTFTTNTIEKTSSTCMFCKKKGHTLHRCLKIREKPVEERVKFVQLEKLCFGCLRIGHNSRACTSRSVCDLCGKHHPTCLHQDRGKKNQEQAVRIKPERQNENGGHTNQQSESIEIQQATSNRVVQEKSSTHTSSIVPVYVSTAMEPDKEVLVYALLDSQSDTTFILKDAAVTLGARKESVKLKVSTITSKTKVVNSQRVQGLQVRGISSDTKIKLPTTYTRDYIPANRSHIPTRTTAKSWPHLEHLADEMSPELDCEVGLLIGYNCPQALLPRDVISGNENQPYAQKSVLGWSIIGYSSTGVDYDHEDEIGVSHRIIIKKVQPATKAFTELKSEVHFVYRTQVKEMITPADILKVFEADFTEKFSEEVLISQEDIKFLVKLKEGIKQKPNGHYEMPLPFKEEKPSLPNNKVCAQHRLRCLGKRLKKDNQYHKDYVAFMEDIITRGDAEKVPESELNDRTTWYIPHHGVYHPQKPGKIRVVFDCSAKFQNTSLNEHLLTGPDLTNTLVGVLCRFRKGRVAIMCDVERMFHQFHVAPSDQDYLRFLWWERGDMEAPPSVFRMKVHLFGAASSPGCANFGLKHLAAEGEGKFSEATVRFIQRNFYVDDGLTSLDSEEEAIELVREARDLCNTGKLHLHKFITSNKKVLATIPKQELAEVVADLDMALGEHKMERALGVQWCISSDKFQFKVRVKDHPFTRRGVLSTVASIFDPLGFVAPIILKGKQILQRMCQDKVGWDEQLPDDLRPRWEAWLQDLHNLSLTKLTTIPRLELSAAVVATRSSDLLRREMKMEESSVLV from the coding sequence ATGTCACACTCAAAGGAAATCACCTTTCTTCCTACTGAAGAGGTCACTCATGGAGACTTTCAAGAAGATAGTGACGCAGAAAGGACTACCCTATCACAGCAAGCTGACGCTGATGAGCAAGTTGAAGACACATCGCAGGCCACACAATCTCAGGTTGGTGTGGATGACACACAAATGATTCCTGGAATTAGGAAATCTGGACGTATACAAAAGCTCACTGAAAAGGGCAAAGCTCTGTTAGATGACAAATTGAAAGATCTAACTGTAAGTTTTGTAAAGATGTACAGAAGATGGAAGTATCATATCAATGGCTTAAAACGGTCCATTAAGAATAATGATGCTGATGATCTGATTGAGGAGATTGTAAATGCAATCAATACCGCACAAGTGGACATGGACATTACTTACCTCAAAATAAGAGCAATTTCAACTCCTGAACCAGACATTCGGAGAATGAATGACACATGCCAGGCATTTACTAGGATTGCAAATACAAATGTTCAACATTTCCGCAGTGATGATGATACACAAATCATAACTTGGCCTGATGCTAAATCAGTATTTGAAAGCACAGTGTCTAGTGTTTCCTCCGTTCAAACCGCTAAGTCAAAGGTTCCTTCCCAAGTATCCAGACACTCTTCTATCCTGTCCCTTAATGCAAAACAGGCGGCAGCCGAAGTTGTGGCTACGCAAGAAATGATGAAGATAACAAATGCACAACATCAGCAGAAGGAAGAAATTCAAAGACTTGAGGTGGAAGATCAAATCTTGAAGGCTGAAAGAGAAGCTATAGAAAAGGAAATTGAAGCAGAGAGTGCTAAAAAAAGAGCTCAGTTCATAGCAGAAAGTGCTGATAGAAAAATGAAGCTGgaaggaaaaaagagagaagtACAAAGGCTAGAAGAACTTAAAGGGCATGTTGCGGCTCAAGCAAGACTGCAGGTTTATTCAGAATCTGTCGATCCACCACTAGCACTTAACCCTTTAATGGATCAATTTTTTCCCTCTCAAGCACCAGTCTCACAAGCTCTACTTGCGCAACAAGCCAAGCCCAGTCAAGTCCAGCACCCTCATGAGGTTACAGCCACTAAATCCCCTCTCCTATATCCCTCCATGTACACCTCATGTTCTGTTCCACAGCCAACCACTCAAGCCTTTTTAACCTCTCATGAAGCTACCAATGACCTTGTGAGAACTCTTGCTGAAGCAATCACAGCTAATCGAGTTCCAATCCCAGAACCTGAAGTGTTCAAAGGAGATCCTCTCAAGTACAATGATTGGAAGCTTTCCTTCTTTACTCTGATTGAGCGCAAGAACCTGCTAGCTCAAGAAAAGCTCTTCTTTCTACGCAAGTACGTTGGTGGCCCAGCCAAGAAAGCTATTGAAGGCCATTTCCTTGTAGGAACAGAAACCGCTTATCGTGCTGCCTGGGACATACTTGAAGACAGATTTGGTAATCCATTCATAGTTGCCAAGTCATACCGTGACAAGATACATACATGGCATAAAATTGCCCCCAAGGATAGCGAAAATCTTCGTGAGTTTGTTGATTTTCTGAGCAGTGTGGAATCAGCTATGCCATATGTTCAAGGTCTACAAACTCTCAACGACTGTGTGGAAAACCAAAGGATTACTGTCAAGCTCCCGGATTGGTTGAGCTCACGCTGGAATAGAGAAGCAACAATCTATCAGGATGGACACAAAATGTTCCCGGACTTTAGATATTTTGTAAGATTTCTCAATATGGAGGCTCGTATTGCATGCAACCCCATCACATCATTGTATGCTGTGAAGTCAACTGACCAAGAAAGATCAAAGCCAACAGAACGAGAACAGTCTAAGTATCAACGAAATCAAAACTTTAGTGCTAAGACTTTCACCACTAATACAATTGAGAAGACAAGCAGCACATGCATGTTTTGTAAGAAGAAAGGCCATACTCTCCATAGGTGTCTCAAGATTAGGGAAAAACCTGTTGAAGAAAGAGTTAAATTTGTACAACTGGAGAAATTGTGTTTTGGTTGCCTTAGGATAGGCCATAACTCCAGAGCGTGTACATCCAGGAGTGTGTGTGACTTATGTGGAAAACATCACCCTACTTGCCTACATCAAGATCGTGGGAAGAAAAACCAAGAACAAGCTGTAAGAATAAAACCAGAAAGGCAAAATGAAAACGGAGGACACACCAACCAACAGTCTGAATCAATTGAAATACAGCAAGCTACCTCTAACAGAGTTGTTCAAGAGAAAAGCAGCACTCACACTTCATCTATTGTTCCAGTCTATGTCTCCACGGCAATGGAACCAGACAAGGAAGTTTTAGTGTATGCGTTACTTGATAGTCAGAGTGACACAACCTTCATCCTGAAGGATGCAGCTGTTACATTGGGTGCCAGGAAAGAGTCAGTAAAACTTAAAGTGTCCACaataacatcaaaaacaaaagtggTGAATAGCCAAAGGGTGCAAGGACTACAGGTAAGAGGCATCAGCTCTGACACTAAAATCAAACTCCCAACAACTTATACCAGAGATTACATACCAGCAAACAGATCCCATATACCCACAAGAACTACCGCAAAGTCTTGGCCTCACTTAGAACATTTGGCAGATGAAATGTCTCCTGAGCTTGATTGTGAAGTGGGATTGTTAATCGGCTATAACTGTCCACAAGCCTTACTTCCCAGAGATGTCATCTCGGGCAATGAAAACCAGCCATATGCACAAAAGTCTGTGTTGGGTTGGAGCATTATCGGCTACAGCAGCACTGGTGTGGATTATGATCATGAGGATGAAATCGGTGTGAGCCACCGTATCATCATAAAGAAAGTTCAGCCAGCTACCAAGGCCTTTACTGAGCTCAAGTCTGaggtacattttgtttatagaaCTCAAGTCAAGGAAATGATCACTCCAGCAGATATACTCAAGGTCTTTGAGGCAGATTTTACTGAGAAGTTCAGTGAAGAAGTTCTAATATCACAAGAAGATATTAAGTTCTTGGTGAAGCTGAAAGAAGGAATCAAGCAAAAGCCAAATGGACATTACGAAATGCCATTGCCTTTTAAGGAAGAGAAACCAAGCCTGCCAAACAACAAAGTGTGTGCACAACATCGACTCAGATGTCTGGGAAAACGTCTTAAGAAAGATAATCAATATCACAAGGATTATGTGGCTTTTATGGAGGACATCATAACAAGAGGTGATGCTGAAAAGGTTCCAGAGTCAGAGTTAAACGATCGGACCACGTGGTATATCCCTCACCATGGGGTTTATCATCCCCAAAAGCCAGGAAAGATTCGCGTGGTATTTGATTGCTCGGCTAAGTTTCAGAATACATCGCTGAATGAGCATCTACTCACCGGGCCAGACCTTACAAATACCCTTGTAGGGGTCTTGTGTCGCTTCCGCAAAGGACGAGTAGCCATCATGTGTGATGTAGAGCGGATGTTCCATCAATTTCATGTCGCACCAAGTGACCAAGACTATCTCAGATTCCTGTGGTGGGAAAGAGGCGATATGGAGGCTCCACCTTCAGTGTTCCGCATGAAGGTTCACTTGTTCGGTGCTGCATCGTCACCTGGATGCGCAAACTTTGGGCTCAAACACCTGGCTGCAGAAGGTGAAGGCAAGTTTAGTGAAGCTACAGTGAGGTTTATTCAGCGCAATTTTTATGTTGATGATGGATTAACAAGTTTGGACAGTGAAGAAGAAGCTATCGAGCTTGTTAGAGAGGCAAGAGACCTCTGCAACACTGGTAAACTCCACTTACACAAATTCATTACCAGTAACAAGAAGGTGCTTGCCACAATCCCAAAGCAAGAACTTGCAGAAGTTGTAGCTGACCTGGACATGGCCTTGGGTGAGCACAAGATGGAGCGGGCTCTCGGGGTCCAATGGTGCATTAGCTCAGATAAGTTCCAGTTCAAAGTGAGGGTAAAGGATCATCCTTTCACCAGAAGAGGAGTATTGTCAACAGTGGCCTCAATTTTTGATCCTCTTGGATTTGTGGCACCTATCATTCTAAAAGGTAAACAGATTCTACAAAGGATGTGCCAAGACAAGGTGGGATGGGATGAGCAGCTTCCTGATGATCTCAGGCCGCGTTGGGAAGCGTGGCTCCAAGACCTTCATAATCTTTCACTGACAAAGTTAACAACGATCCCAAGACTGGAACTCTCAGCTGCAGTCGTGGCCACAAGGTCGAGTGACCTGCTAAGGAGAGAAATGAAGATGGAAGAGAGTTCAGTTCTTGTCTAA
- the LOC130413676 gene encoding uncharacterized protein LOC130413676 isoform X2: protein MIPGIRKSGRIQKLTEKGKALLDDKLKDLTVSFVKMYRRWKYHINGLKRSIKNNDADDLIEEIVNAINTAQVDMDITYLKIRAISTPEPDIRRMNDTCQAFTRIANTNVQHFRSDDDTQIITWPDAKSVFESTVSSVSSVQTAKSKVPSQVSRHSSILSLNAKQAAAEVVATQEMMKITNAQHQQKEEIQRLEVEDQILKAEREAIEKEIEAESAKKRAQFIAESADRKMKLEGKKREVQRLEELKGHVAAQARLQVYSESVDPPLALNPLMDQFFPSQAPVSQALLAQQAKPSQVQHPHEVTATKSPLLYPSMYTSCSVPQPTTQAFLTSHEATNDLVRTLAEAITANRVPIPEPEVFKGDPLKYNDWKLSFFTLIERKNLLAQEKLFFLRKYVGGPAKKAIEGHFLVGTETAYRAAWDILEDRFGNPFIVAKSYRDKIHTWHKIAPKDSENLREFVDFLSSVESAMPYVQGLQTLNDCVENQRITVKLPDWLSSRWNREATIYQDGHKMFPDFRYFVRFLNMEARIACNPITSLYAVKSTDQERSKPTEREQSKYQRNQNFSAKTFTTNTIEKTSSTCMFCKKKGHTLHRCLKIREKPVEERVKFVQLEKLCFGCLRIGHNSRACTSRSVCDLCGKHHPTCLHQDRGKKNQEQAVRIKPERQNENGGHTNQQSESIEIQQATSNRVVQEKSSTHTSSIVPVYVSTAMEPDKEVLVYALLDSQSDTTFILKDAAVTLGARKESVKLKVSTITSKTKVVNSQRVQGLQVRGISSDTKIKLPTTYTRDYIPANRSHIPTRTTAKSWPHLEHLADEMSPELDCEVGLLIGYNCPQALLPRDVISGNENQPYAQKSVLGWSIIGYSSTGVDYDHEDEIGVSHRIIIKKVQPATKAFTELKSEVHFVYRTQVKEMITPADILKVFEADFTEKFSEEVLISQEDIKFLVKLKEGIKQKPNGHYEMPLPFKEEKPSLPNNKVCAQHRLRCLGKRLKKDNQYHKDYVAFMEDIITRGDAEKVPESELNDRTTWYIPHHGVYHPQKPGKIRVVFDCSAKFQNTSLNEHLLTGPDLTNTLVGVLCRFRKGRVAIMCDVERMFHQFHVAPSDQDYLRFLWWERGDMEAPPSVFRMKVHLFGAASSPGCANFGLKHLAAEGEGKFSEATVRFIQRNFYVDDGLTSLDSEEEAIELVREARDLCNTGKLHLHKFITSNKKVLATIPKQELAEVVADLDMALGEHKMERALGVQWCISSDKFQFKVRVKDHPFTRRGVLSTVASIFDPLGFVAPIILKGKQILQRMCQDKVGWDEQLPDDLRPRWEAWLQDLHNLSLTKLTTIPRLELSAAVVATRSSDLLRREMKMEESSVLV from the coding sequence ATGATTCCTGGAATTAGGAAATCTGGACGTATACAAAAGCTCACTGAAAAGGGCAAAGCTCTGTTAGATGACAAATTGAAAGATCTAACTGTAAGTTTTGTAAAGATGTACAGAAGATGGAAGTATCATATCAATGGCTTAAAACGGTCCATTAAGAATAATGATGCTGATGATCTGATTGAGGAGATTGTAAATGCAATCAATACCGCACAAGTGGACATGGACATTACTTACCTCAAAATAAGAGCAATTTCAACTCCTGAACCAGACATTCGGAGAATGAATGACACATGCCAGGCATTTACTAGGATTGCAAATACAAATGTTCAACATTTCCGCAGTGATGATGATACACAAATCATAACTTGGCCTGATGCTAAATCAGTATTTGAAAGCACAGTGTCTAGTGTTTCCTCCGTTCAAACCGCTAAGTCAAAGGTTCCTTCCCAAGTATCCAGACACTCTTCTATCCTGTCCCTTAATGCAAAACAGGCGGCAGCCGAAGTTGTGGCTACGCAAGAAATGATGAAGATAACAAATGCACAACATCAGCAGAAGGAAGAAATTCAAAGACTTGAGGTGGAAGATCAAATCTTGAAGGCTGAAAGAGAAGCTATAGAAAAGGAAATTGAAGCAGAGAGTGCTAAAAAAAGAGCTCAGTTCATAGCAGAAAGTGCTGATAGAAAAATGAAGCTGgaaggaaaaaagagagaagtACAAAGGCTAGAAGAACTTAAAGGGCATGTTGCGGCTCAAGCAAGACTGCAGGTTTATTCAGAATCTGTCGATCCACCACTAGCACTTAACCCTTTAATGGATCAATTTTTTCCCTCTCAAGCACCAGTCTCACAAGCTCTACTTGCGCAACAAGCCAAGCCCAGTCAAGTCCAGCACCCTCATGAGGTTACAGCCACTAAATCCCCTCTCCTATATCCCTCCATGTACACCTCATGTTCTGTTCCACAGCCAACCACTCAAGCCTTTTTAACCTCTCATGAAGCTACCAATGACCTTGTGAGAACTCTTGCTGAAGCAATCACAGCTAATCGAGTTCCAATCCCAGAACCTGAAGTGTTCAAAGGAGATCCTCTCAAGTACAATGATTGGAAGCTTTCCTTCTTTACTCTGATTGAGCGCAAGAACCTGCTAGCTCAAGAAAAGCTCTTCTTTCTACGCAAGTACGTTGGTGGCCCAGCCAAGAAAGCTATTGAAGGCCATTTCCTTGTAGGAACAGAAACCGCTTATCGTGCTGCCTGGGACATACTTGAAGACAGATTTGGTAATCCATTCATAGTTGCCAAGTCATACCGTGACAAGATACATACATGGCATAAAATTGCCCCCAAGGATAGCGAAAATCTTCGTGAGTTTGTTGATTTTCTGAGCAGTGTGGAATCAGCTATGCCATATGTTCAAGGTCTACAAACTCTCAACGACTGTGTGGAAAACCAAAGGATTACTGTCAAGCTCCCGGATTGGTTGAGCTCACGCTGGAATAGAGAAGCAACAATCTATCAGGATGGACACAAAATGTTCCCGGACTTTAGATATTTTGTAAGATTTCTCAATATGGAGGCTCGTATTGCATGCAACCCCATCACATCATTGTATGCTGTGAAGTCAACTGACCAAGAAAGATCAAAGCCAACAGAACGAGAACAGTCTAAGTATCAACGAAATCAAAACTTTAGTGCTAAGACTTTCACCACTAATACAATTGAGAAGACAAGCAGCACATGCATGTTTTGTAAGAAGAAAGGCCATACTCTCCATAGGTGTCTCAAGATTAGGGAAAAACCTGTTGAAGAAAGAGTTAAATTTGTACAACTGGAGAAATTGTGTTTTGGTTGCCTTAGGATAGGCCATAACTCCAGAGCGTGTACATCCAGGAGTGTGTGTGACTTATGTGGAAAACATCACCCTACTTGCCTACATCAAGATCGTGGGAAGAAAAACCAAGAACAAGCTGTAAGAATAAAACCAGAAAGGCAAAATGAAAACGGAGGACACACCAACCAACAGTCTGAATCAATTGAAATACAGCAAGCTACCTCTAACAGAGTTGTTCAAGAGAAAAGCAGCACTCACACTTCATCTATTGTTCCAGTCTATGTCTCCACGGCAATGGAACCAGACAAGGAAGTTTTAGTGTATGCGTTACTTGATAGTCAGAGTGACACAACCTTCATCCTGAAGGATGCAGCTGTTACATTGGGTGCCAGGAAAGAGTCAGTAAAACTTAAAGTGTCCACaataacatcaaaaacaaaagtggTGAATAGCCAAAGGGTGCAAGGACTACAGGTAAGAGGCATCAGCTCTGACACTAAAATCAAACTCCCAACAACTTATACCAGAGATTACATACCAGCAAACAGATCCCATATACCCACAAGAACTACCGCAAAGTCTTGGCCTCACTTAGAACATTTGGCAGATGAAATGTCTCCTGAGCTTGATTGTGAAGTGGGATTGTTAATCGGCTATAACTGTCCACAAGCCTTACTTCCCAGAGATGTCATCTCGGGCAATGAAAACCAGCCATATGCACAAAAGTCTGTGTTGGGTTGGAGCATTATCGGCTACAGCAGCACTGGTGTGGATTATGATCATGAGGATGAAATCGGTGTGAGCCACCGTATCATCATAAAGAAAGTTCAGCCAGCTACCAAGGCCTTTACTGAGCTCAAGTCTGaggtacattttgtttatagaaCTCAAGTCAAGGAAATGATCACTCCAGCAGATATACTCAAGGTCTTTGAGGCAGATTTTACTGAGAAGTTCAGTGAAGAAGTTCTAATATCACAAGAAGATATTAAGTTCTTGGTGAAGCTGAAAGAAGGAATCAAGCAAAAGCCAAATGGACATTACGAAATGCCATTGCCTTTTAAGGAAGAGAAACCAAGCCTGCCAAACAACAAAGTGTGTGCACAACATCGACTCAGATGTCTGGGAAAACGTCTTAAGAAAGATAATCAATATCACAAGGATTATGTGGCTTTTATGGAGGACATCATAACAAGAGGTGATGCTGAAAAGGTTCCAGAGTCAGAGTTAAACGATCGGACCACGTGGTATATCCCTCACCATGGGGTTTATCATCCCCAAAAGCCAGGAAAGATTCGCGTGGTATTTGATTGCTCGGCTAAGTTTCAGAATACATCGCTGAATGAGCATCTACTCACCGGGCCAGACCTTACAAATACCCTTGTAGGGGTCTTGTGTCGCTTCCGCAAAGGACGAGTAGCCATCATGTGTGATGTAGAGCGGATGTTCCATCAATTTCATGTCGCACCAAGTGACCAAGACTATCTCAGATTCCTGTGGTGGGAAAGAGGCGATATGGAGGCTCCACCTTCAGTGTTCCGCATGAAGGTTCACTTGTTCGGTGCTGCATCGTCACCTGGATGCGCAAACTTTGGGCTCAAACACCTGGCTGCAGAAGGTGAAGGCAAGTTTAGTGAAGCTACAGTGAGGTTTATTCAGCGCAATTTTTATGTTGATGATGGATTAACAAGTTTGGACAGTGAAGAAGAAGCTATCGAGCTTGTTAGAGAGGCAAGAGACCTCTGCAACACTGGTAAACTCCACTTACACAAATTCATTACCAGTAACAAGAAGGTGCTTGCCACAATCCCAAAGCAAGAACTTGCAGAAGTTGTAGCTGACCTGGACATGGCCTTGGGTGAGCACAAGATGGAGCGGGCTCTCGGGGTCCAATGGTGCATTAGCTCAGATAAGTTCCAGTTCAAAGTGAGGGTAAAGGATCATCCTTTCACCAGAAGAGGAGTATTGTCAACAGTGGCCTCAATTTTTGATCCTCTTGGATTTGTGGCACCTATCATTCTAAAAGGTAAACAGATTCTACAAAGGATGTGCCAAGACAAGGTGGGATGGGATGAGCAGCTTCCTGATGATCTCAGGCCGCGTTGGGAAGCGTGGCTCCAAGACCTTCATAATCTTTCACTGACAAAGTTAACAACGATCCCAAGACTGGAACTCTCAGCTGCAGTCGTGGCCACAAGGTCGAGTGACCTGCTAAGGAGAGAAATGAAGATGGAAGAGAGTTCAGTTCTTGTCTAA